The genomic DNA AGGACCCAGAGACCAACACCGAATGCGAGGCCTTTCCCGATCGTCACGGGGCGCGCAACTCGTGCGAGAAGCGCGCCGAAGACGCCACCATAGCCAAGATGGAGTCCCACGGCGAGTAGCATCAGCATCGGCTTCGGGAGGCCGCTTCTGAAGAGGTGCGCAACCACCGCCTTTGGAATTGGCTGGGGCATCGGAGAGTTCCCGGAAATCAGCGCGAGGAGCATGAGGATTGACATCGCGATTGTCGCGACGACACCGTAGCCGAACCCCGCTCGGAGTCTATGTTGGGTCACACTCGAAGAGACCGTAAGCGACCAAATAAGGCTAAGACAAGCCCTAACTGACGGACTCAGTGATCCACACCAGGTGAGCGCGACCTAACCGAGTCGGCGATCGATTGGATGCCAGACAGCGTCGAAATCAGTCACCAAGACAAGGAGTCCCATCGCTCCAAAGAGGACGCTGAGATTCTTCCAATCCGGCCCGACGTACAATATCGCCACGAGCATCACCGGTATCAGGGAAACAGCCGCGAGTCGTTCCCCAATGCCGATGAAGAGGAGGACAACCGCTCCCACTTCGATGAGGCCGGAGACGATGACCATCGCTGCAGGAGCTGAAATCCCAATGGCTTCGAAAAAAGAGACTGAACTCCCGTAGGTGACGACCTTACTCAGGGCCGGTTTCGCGACGAGAGCAATGAGGACGAGCCGAAGCCCGGTGTGAACCCACTCCGGGACGGACTGCCGTACCGACTCGATACGATCAACATACGGACGTTCCATAATGGGCAATGTCCAAGAACCCGAATAAGCGTCAGCGAAGCTCGCACTGAGGAGGTACGGTTTCCAGATCAACTTAGGTATCCCTACCGGGTACTGGACAGTGATTTAGTAATGAAATAATATTAGGTCCAATTCCAGTACCCCTAGAGACGAATGAGTAGAGCAATCGAAGACGAAGAGTGCGTTGCGTCGTGGTGCGCTGACGACGACTGGTGTACGGTGACGTGTACAGCCCACCTCATCGGGAAGAAATGGCATCCGGTGATCGTCCACCGACTGCTTGCACATGGCCCGCTCGGGTTCAATGCGCTCAAAGACGAAATCGAATCGATCTCCAGTACCGTGCTTTCGAGCAGTCTTGAGGATTTGGAAGACAATGGCCTCGTGAATCGAGCGATCGTGAGCGAGAAACCGTTTCGGGTGGAGTACTCCCTGACCGAGCAGGGTGCCTCGCTCGAACCCGTTATCAAGGCAATGGACGCCTGGGGAGAAGACTATCTCAAAGAGACGTCTTGTAGCTGAGACCGATCCTCTTGTGCTGAGTTCGGTATAGGTCTGCGCTCGACGATTCAGGCGACCGCAGAGAGAGGTTTTTCGCCCCCTGAGGGGTGCGGGGGTGCTCGAACGAGCATCCCGCGAACAGACCTATGAGTGGATTTACCGACCCACACTCGCACGAACAGCCACGCGCCTCGGCTGACGCCGACGTCGTTTACGTCGGCTACCGTCGTCGAGGCCGCGCCATCGTCGAGAAACATCCTGACCAGGAACAGCTCACACTCGATCGGAGTCTCGAGTTGACGAGTCACAGTCCCTCGGGTTTCGAATGGGGATATGGTGGGAGTGGCCCGGCTCAACTCGCGCTCGCGCTCCTGCTCGATCACACCGACGATGAGGAGGTGGCACTGGCGGAGTACATGGCGTTCAAGACCGAGGTGGTGAGCCAGCTGGAGTGTACAGGTTCCGACGGCTACTGGCGACTCACCGGACGAGAGATTGACGCCGCCCTTCGCGAGACAGTCAAAGAACCAGTCGCACCGTCCGTCAACTAACGATCACAGAGAACAATCCATGCCAGAACACACACAGCAGTCCCGTACGAAGGCAGAATCGACCGAAAACAGTGAGCGACAGGCACCAACCGAATACGTCGAGCGAAGCGATGTCGGGGTCTCACTCACGGTGAAGCTGACTCGCGGCACTGGGACCCGCGACCAGGATAAGGTCACAGCCAAAGTGAAGGCGAAAACGCTCGAAGAGGCCCGCGAGGACATGGAAACCCTCCGCGCGTACATCCACGACCTCGCCGAGGACATCCGCCAGATGCAGCCAACAGACCCACACGAAGAGTAATTCTTTTGAGTGTTGCACAGAGTTGTGTAACTATAGGATGTACGAAATATGTGGTGAGAAGGAACTCAAGGTCATCCTCGCGCTCAACCCAGGAGACTCCATCTCCGCCGTCGCACGGAAAATCGACGAGAACCGGGAGACAATTCGGCGCGTTGTGGATCGCCTTGAGGAGGCGGGATACGTCGCGTACGATAATGGCCTCCGCCTCGTCGATCAAACGCTCCGAGACGCCGGTCTCAAGTTCCTGACGGCGGCAGCAGCCACCTCGCCACCGTCGATTTCAGAAGCGTACGTCCTCCCGCAGTTCGCGGATATGGAGTTTGCGTACACTGCCATCGATGCGGTCTACGTCTGGACCCGCGGTGGCTACCAAGTCGCTCGCGACCCGGCGGACTATCCGCTGTTCATCGCCGTCTACGAGTCCGACCTCGACGCCTGGACGTCGTTCTTTGACCGATTCGGAATCCCGACGACAGAGGAGCGCCAGCCCGCTGATGACCTCGATGGCGCCATTCAGGTCGTTCTGGAACCACGGTCACAGATCGATGCCGAGATAGTCGACGGACGGCCCGTTATCCCGCTTCAAGATACCGTGGCGTTCGCAACCGAGTACTACGCGACCTTCGAGTCGGCACTCGACATGCTCGGGCGGATGTACGACGACGTCGACACTGACAAGGTCCAGCCCAAACTGTCTTGAGCTGCCAACAGAGCATCCACGGACGTTTAAGTCATCGTAGAGCAATTGTGAGGACATGGCCACGGATCTCACCGAACGGGTGCAAGAAATCGCGGAAGCGCGAGGCCTCCCCGAGTCGGAGATCCTCGAACAGGCACTGGAACGCGGTGTCGAAGACCTCTGGGTAGATCTCATTCTCTCCCGATACATGAACGACGAAATCGATCGAAAAACAGCGATCGAATTCGTTGGGCGCGACCGCGTCAAGCGTGCAGAACGCGAGCTGCAGGCAGTCGAAGATGATGTTCGGTGGGGCCTGAATGCGTGATCGTTGCGGTCGCTGACACAGGCCCACTCATCCACCTCGACGAAATCGATGCGCTTCAGTTGCTCTCGGTAGTCGATGAACTCCTCATCCCACAAACGGTATACGAGGAGCTCAAGACAGGTACAGTTCCGTCGGCACTCAGTACCATCGAGTACGAGCTCGTTGAGGCAGAGATAACTGAACGCACCGCTGATTTAGACCCTGGCGAGACTGCTGCTCTTGCAGTTGCATCTGAGCGCTCAGCAGTCCTTTTGACTGATGACCTCGCTGCAAGAGACGCTGCTGAGGACATCGATGTTGAAGTGCATGGTTCAATCGGTATCATTGTTCTCAGCTACACTCGCGGAAAACTCGCCAAATCAAAAGCGGCCGAGCTGATGCGAGCACTCCAAACAGAAACCAGCCTGTTCATTACCGACGCTGTGGTTGAACGAGGTATCGCGCTCCTCGAGAAATCGACCTGATAAATTCTAATGTATCCTCTGAAGCCCAAATCGGGGACTCACTACGAAGGGGAGTACTCCTAACTTGGCCGGTCACTGGCTTGTTTTGAGCGCAATTCACCGAAAAGACCGAATCTCTGAGTATGAGCT from Halogeometricum sp. S3BR5-2 includes the following:
- a CDS encoding DUF6166 domain-containing protein — translated: MSGFTDPHSHEQPRASADADVVYVGYRRRGRAIVEKHPDQEQLTLDRSLELTSHSPSGFEWGYGGSGPAQLALALLLDHTDDEEVALAEYMAFKTEVVSQLECTGSDGYWRLTGREIDAALRETVKEPVAPSVN
- a CDS encoding helix-turn-helix domain-containing protein; protein product: MYEICGEKELKVILALNPGDSISAVARKIDENRETIRRVVDRLEEAGYVAYDNGLRLVDQTLRDAGLKFLTAAAATSPPSISEAYVLPQFADMEFAYTAIDAVYVWTRGGYQVARDPADYPLFIAVYESDLDAWTSFFDRFGIPTTEERQPADDLDGAIQVVLEPRSQIDAEIVDGRPVIPLQDTVAFATEYYATFESALDMLGRMYDDVDTDKVQPKLS
- a CDS encoding nucleic acid-binding protein, with translation MIVAVADTGPLIHLDEIDALQLLSVVDELLIPQTVYEELKTGTVPSALSTIEYELVEAEITERTADLDPGETAALAVASERSAVLLTDDLAARDAAEDIDVEVHGSIGIIVLSYTRGKLAKSKAAELMRALQTETSLFITDAVVERGIALLEKST
- a CDS encoding ribbon-helix-helix protein, CopG family; the protein is MATDLTERVQEIAEARGLPESEILEQALERGVEDLWVDLILSRYMNDEIDRKTAIEFVGRDRVKRAERELQAVEDDVRWGLNA
- a CDS encoding DUF7389 domain-containing protein, with the translated sequence MPEHTQQSRTKAESTENSERQAPTEYVERSDVGVSLTVKLTRGTGTRDQDKVTAKVKAKTLEEAREDMETLRAYIHDLAEDIRQMQPTDPHEE
- a CDS encoding DoxX family protein, whose translation is MERPYVDRIESVRQSVPEWVHTGLRLVLIALVAKPALSKVVTYGSSVSFFEAIGISAPAAMVIVSGLIEVGAVVLLFIGIGERLAAVSLIPVMLVAILYVGPDWKNLSVLFGAMGLLVLVTDFDAVWHPIDRRLG
- a CDS encoding winged helix-turn-helix transcriptional regulator, which gives rise to MSRAIEDEECVASWCADDDWCTVTCTAHLIGKKWHPVIVHRLLAHGPLGFNALKDEIESISSTVLSSSLEDLEDNGLVNRAIVSEKPFRVEYSLTEQGASLEPVIKAMDAWGEDYLKETSCS
- a CDS encoding DUF6789 family protein — its product is MTQHRLRAGFGYGVVATIAMSILMLLALISGNSPMPQPIPKAVVAHLFRSGLPKPMLMLLAVGLHLGYGGVFGALLARVARPVTIGKGLAFGVGLWVLMQVAFLPFLGWGLFGMAITPKIAVATLVLHLVYGGVLGWALDRHTVSTSGESVTTAD